One genomic window of Methanobacterium petrolearium includes the following:
- the ehbP gene encoding energy-converting hydrogenase B subunit EhbP, producing MKIVIRPLHIMSLGGYIVETDFPYRNVIVVNPTEEPIKLEVPVFNEEWIEEQSQLGLELTPITYEDNYLSNFRKAKAKLDKLKAEKGINVE from the coding sequence ATGAAAATTGTAATCAGACCCCTGCATATAATGAGTCTGGGGGGTTATATCGTGGAAACAGATTTCCCTTACCGGAACGTAATTGTGGTAAACCCCACAGAAGAACCCATAAAGTTAGAGGTACCGGTATTCAACGAAGAATGGATTGAAGAACAAAGCCAATTAGGATTGGAACTCACCCCAATTACTTATGAAGATAATTATCTGAGCAATTTCCGCAAAGCAAAGGCCAAATTGGATAAATTAAAGGCAGAAAAAGGGATCAATGTGGAATAA
- a CDS encoding respiratory chain complex I subunit 1 family protein, which translates to MDLIYSLIAVIGTLAVSFIVSLFLPGIERKFIHARIQQRVGPPITSPGIMAPIKFFFKQTITPESPMPRLYNALPLISLIIIVFLLLFLIPEMYFLGALASIIAIVGLLKVEEIMYMFMGSLSRSVLSVRMPFPDLAKGAAHPETPRSFFEELSSLRAFRLIAFGSIPVYIALFVSVAMAGSIYLSDIIAYQQTHGPILFTVAGALGAIVFFIGYMILLNEYPFSILKGKPDVVEGPYLEYAAKYRAYVYMTRGFLMFTLATLFATLFLGIAPNILNPSYIITLIVALIFPMLMAVMSAFSPIFTYKQFYPTVAGVSIIGVLAIVAAFL; encoded by the coding sequence ATGGACCTTATATATTCCCTAATAGCAGTAATAGGCACCCTGGCAGTGTCTTTCATAGTAAGCCTATTCTTACCTGGTATTGAAAGGAAATTCATACACGCCAGGATCCAGCAGAGAGTAGGCCCACCCATAACCAGTCCAGGGATAATGGCTCCTATCAAATTTTTCTTTAAACAAACCATCACACCAGAATCCCCAATGCCCAGATTGTACAATGCCCTTCCCTTAATAAGCCTGATAATAATTGTTTTCCTGTTGTTATTCCTCATCCCTGAAATGTACTTTTTAGGAGCACTGGCCAGTATAATAGCCATCGTAGGATTACTGAAAGTTGAGGAAATAATGTACATGTTCATGGGCAGTCTGTCCAGATCAGTACTTTCAGTACGCATGCCATTCCCGGATCTGGCTAAAGGCGCTGCACATCCTGAAACACCCAGATCATTTTTTGAAGAGCTGAGCAGTCTCAGGGCTTTCCGACTCATAGCCTTCGGATCCATCCCAGTCTACATTGCCCTGTTCGTGTCAGTGGCCATGGCAGGAAGCATCTACCTTTCAGATATCATTGCCTACCAGCAGACCCACGGACCCATACTCTTCACAGTGGCCGGAGCACTGGGAGCAATTGTATTTTTCATAGGATACATGATCCTCCTCAACGAATATCCCTTCTCCATACTGAAAGGAAAACCCGATGTTGTGGAAGGACCTTACCTGGAATACGCAGCAAAATACCGGGCCTATGTCTACATGACCCGAGGATTTCTCATGTTCACACTGGCCACCCTATTTGCAACTCTATTTTTGGGAATAGCACCCAACATCCTGAACCCCAGTTACATCATCACTCTGATAGTAGCTCTCATCTTCCCAATGTTAATGGCGGTGATGAGTGCATTCTCCCCAATATTCACCTACAAACAGTTTTACCCAACCGTAGCAGGTGTTTCCATAATAGGAGTGTTGGCCATAGTCGCTGCCTTCCTTTAA
- a CDS encoding nickel-dependent hydrogenase large subunit: MDDKKENRTVIEAEVPMGTVHPGALEPYRLRLFVEDEIVRDAEMTVGVNHRGVERIMEGLPVEKANSLTEKICGICSNIHIWNSCRVAEIALGIEIPERAMYIRVIMGELERLHSHLLYLAHGCEVLGHETFSMRLFYIRETVMDLLGMIGGNRVQYGSAVLGGVRPRCELDQTRILKLTEGMDLIEEKLTAFADRFVSDPMVMSRITGVGVTSAEDALKLACSGPTLRATGVKSDLRTEMFEYDPFEFDVITQDDGDVKSQLLMRVFENFEAIKIIRQAIHDLPEGPITNRSWEMKDVPITNSYVEAPRGTLYHSYALEDGRVRNCVIRTPSMANIGAMQYSAIGHHITDAQLCIVQCDPCFTCTDRAIQIIKI, translated from the coding sequence ATGGACGATAAGAAAGAAAACCGGACGGTCATCGAGGCAGAAGTTCCCATGGGAACTGTTCACCCTGGAGCCCTTGAACCATACCGGTTAAGACTTTTTGTGGAAGATGAAATCGTCCGCGATGCGGAGATGACTGTGGGAGTAAACCACAGAGGAGTGGAAAGGATCATGGAAGGCCTGCCTGTAGAAAAGGCCAACAGCCTAACCGAGAAGATCTGCGGAATCTGTTCCAACATACACATCTGGAACTCCTGCAGGGTGGCAGAAATAGCCCTTGGAATAGAAATCCCAGAACGGGCAATGTATATCAGGGTTATAATGGGAGAATTAGAAAGATTACACAGTCACTTACTCTACTTGGCCCACGGATGCGAAGTACTGGGCCATGAAACTTTTTCCATGCGTCTTTTCTACATAAGAGAGACAGTTATGGACCTCTTGGGAATGATAGGTGGTAACCGGGTACAATACGGTTCGGCAGTGTTGGGAGGAGTTAGACCACGCTGTGAACTTGACCAGACGCGAATCCTAAAACTCACCGAAGGAATGGATCTGATTGAGGAGAAACTCACTGCCTTTGCAGATCGTTTCGTCTCTGACCCCATGGTCATGAGCAGAATCACAGGAGTGGGAGTAACCAGTGCTGAGGACGCTCTCAAACTTGCTTGTTCCGGACCCACTCTAAGAGCTACCGGGGTTAAATCAGACCTCAGGACAGAAATGTTTGAATATGATCCATTTGAATTTGATGTCATCACCCAGGATGATGGTGATGTGAAGTCTCAACTCCTGATGAGAGTTTTTGAGAATTTTGAAGCCATCAAAATCATCCGCCAAGCAATTCATGACCTTCCAGAGGGACCAATAACCAACAGGAGCTGGGAAATGAAAGATGTACCAATAACCAATAGTTACGTTGAAGCCCCCAGAGGAACCCTTTACCATTCCTACGCCCTGGAAGATGGCAGGGTGAGAAACTGTGTCATCCGAACACCATCCATGGCCAACATTGGAGCCATGCAGTACTCAGCTATTGGTCATCATATAACCGATGCCCAGCTTTGTATAGTTCAATGTGATCCCTGTTTCACCTGCACAGACCGGGCAATTCAGATTATTAAGATATGA
- a CDS encoding NADH-quinone oxidoreductase subunit B family protein translates to MSLKSYSRGRAVHVMLVYTGGCNGCDIEIVNCILSPKFDAEQYKVFLTWNPREADVLVVTGPVTKHNEQPLREIYKAIPEPKAVVAAGACALMGGVYKNCHGDIPSEEIAGPVDKIIPVDAKVPGCAVRPQDIVAGLVSALPLLLNAD, encoded by the coding sequence ATGAGCCTAAAATCATATTCCCGGGGTCGAGCTGTACACGTGATGTTAGTGTACACAGGAGGATGCAATGGCTGCGACATAGAAATAGTTAACTGCATACTCTCCCCAAAATTTGATGCAGAACAGTACAAAGTCTTTTTAACCTGGAACCCTAGGGAAGCAGATGTTCTGGTGGTTACAGGACCAGTAACCAAACACAATGAACAGCCGCTACGTGAAATATACAAAGCCATACCCGAACCAAAAGCAGTGGTTGCTGCAGGAGCATGTGCCCTGATGGGAGGAGTTTACAAGAACTGCCATGGTGATATACCATCTGAAGAAATCGCAGGACCAGTTGACAAAATCATACCAGTGGATGCCAAGGTTCCTGGATGCGCAGTACGTCCACAGGATATAGTGGCAGGGTTAGTGTCGGCTTTACCACTGTTATTGAATGCTGACTGA
- a CDS encoding 4Fe-4S binding protein, producing MTNLLLIFLEGAYTNLKRIIFASDRVTDMEVRNMILEGRVKPTEKVAEVSCIGCGGCSNACPTGAIEMVDLDEPVELMEGLVKTQLPVLNSEKCVHCYYCHDFCPLYALFGEAGTIHPNDVGEVKSDVSQLLEKPVKISEDKIAFISQFLADNTIIRKRKE from the coding sequence ATGACAAATTTACTCTTGATATTCCTGGAAGGGGCCTACACCAACCTAAAAAGAATCATATTCGCCAGTGACAGGGTAACTGACATGGAAGTCAGGAACATGATCCTAGAAGGCCGTGTAAAACCCACAGAAAAAGTTGCCGAAGTTTCATGTATTGGATGCGGAGGATGCAGCAATGCCTGCCCTACTGGAGCCATAGAAATGGTAGATCTGGACGAACCAGTTGAACTTATGGAAGGATTGGTTAAAACTCAGTTACCAGTTCTTAACAGTGAAAAATGTGTCCATTGTTATTATTGCCACGATTTCTGCCCATTATACGCTCTTTTTGGAGAAGCAGGAACCATACATCCCAACGATGTTGGTGAAGTAAAATCAGATGTGTCCCAATTATTAGAAAAACCAGTGAAGATATCTGAGGATAAAATAGCATTCATATCCCAGTTTCTGGCTGATAACACCATTATACGAAAACGAAAAGAATAA